In one window of Plasmodium berghei ANKA genome assembly, chromosome: 14 DNA:
- a CDS encoding WD repeat-containing protein, putative, with translation MEEGLGTIKKIKNNISKICFNKSNKKNGDFKDDQIEIILDNKNITPKPIYFNFQEIETKKSFDRIDRLLKQFDTKPEYDDQKKPSEISNEDETKNIKDTNLNVLENIHLHKDTNRTNRSGYEQYEKKILDFYDEILLTETETINLLNIPNILNDSEEEKMKVQKANERYKKLLNNDESNCINKSMQTLNVFRKNKDVYVSIVNKQNNSSQTNLYELHKLTMRSSTNIPELLHKKFIKYRNKKFKKIMDEYGDSLNINERIILKKNMWVQVVDKNTVDNKQTTIIPKSFYKSKKNNTSLFNTLFSTKNMSRSLSNKSRTFRSKGKFKNMKTMKFLTSSFSEDEYLIKSIIKKKKEQGDDQEGKENKIEEDDDDNNNLAWKINNKKKMLNKENFVLLLKTLEKCIIQNIYYYEQMLYKNIHLSYIKDFRKNNNIKMFDGENYDVLTNPNINYKKKKTIIRTKIKKNIKKIINFYQINKYIDTVDILKMPTKCDTSNANINTIVNPIKKKLRSLPKGKKEIISKRIMASKLILKIRNKARKGIEKIKEKNQIIDDNNINADYKLQNKDTNNKNLDEEITYPLLKKNINDETNQWDQDILSIIINHDNNEDKLEKINTLIADDVFKDNKNTTSINIISNHETKNDQNLEKPKNYEKKKLLHILKKKKKFMSINGNRIKLKREVKQNDCIYNNMSDNDCMEVNISCLENTYKKENIETQYKNNILYNYKRKEYIKNISIDKLFQFHYKNLEKNVTSMDTNTFYEDYITASYSNTLNIGNFQNSKGNIAIFSFINPTYPIKLYNLNTSVMKIKYSNNNPSILVAALCNGHIYIYDIRNNDNNPVLKSTMIKNYDNCFEPIYDISFKNSYTSNSINECVFYSAHENGSVYQWDIQKELNNKEILYLKNKKNHLYTDLSSIFQNKSLANKPFNSSLTCIDIDNYMQHDEDFIISNIEKKNSANNFHKNEKSYNEYSPNDSNINDNNDDNINNDEVDLLNKNIHHSNGTEKRKDVDDLDFIKSISKEEELSNHYKNITKNIIDKKIKPIHSYYYVGTKNGIIYRCNSCYHKSFLNYYYAHLGAVNKVKINQFDHDIFLSAGEDSTVKLWNKFSNEQITTFKSKNSYSSINDILWLPNNSTSFFCCSDDGRVELWDFDFLSKDPLVIFYPNVMESSKMISLEMFNKNDILLCGDNLSNVFMIKIKNLVNREYDNYEQKAKLANCLKHLDTYDYF, from the exons ATGGAAGAAGGCTTAGGCactattaaaaaaataaaaaacaacattagtaaaatttgttttaacaaatcaaataagaaaaatggCGATTTTAAAG ATGACCAAATTGAAATCATTTtggataataaaaatataacccCAAAgccaatatattttaacttTCAAGAAATCGAGACAAAAAAATCTTTTGACCGAATCG ATCGACTACTTAAACAGTTCGATACCAAACCTGAGTACGACGATCAAAAAAAACCTTCGGAAATATCAAATGAAgatgaaacaaaaaatattaaagatACCAATTTGAATGTTCttgaaaatatacatttacATAAAGATACTAATCGAACTAATCGCTCAGGATATGAGCAATatgaaaagaaaattttagATTTTTACGATG AAATCCTTTTAACTGAAACGGAAACGATAAACTTATTGAACATACCAAACATATTAAATGATTCTGAAGAAGAGAAAATGAAAGTTCAGAAAGCAAAtgaaagatataaaaaattattaaacaACGACGAAAGTAATTGCATAAATAAGTCCATGCAAACATTGAATGTCttcagaaaaaataaagatgtTTATGTCTCCATTGTTAACAAGCAAAACAATAGTTCCCAAACGAATTTATACGAATTACATAAATTGACTATGCGAAGCTCAACAAACat ACCAGAACTTCTCcacaaaaaatttataaaatacagaaataaaaaatttaaaaaaataatggaCGAATACGGAGATTCCTTAAACATTAACGAaagaataattttaaaaaaaaatatgtggGTTCAAGTGGTTGACAAAAATACTGTTGATAATAAACAAACAACAATTATACCAAAGTCGTTTTAtaaatctaaaaaaaacaacacATCCCTTTTTAACACTTTGTTTtcaacaaaaaatatgtctAGAAGCTtatcaaataaaagtaGAACATTTAGATCGAAgggaaaatttaaaaacatgAAAACAATGAAGTTTTTGACCa GCAGTTTTAGTGAAgatgaatatttaataaagtctataattaaaaagaaaaaagaacaAGGTGATGATCAAGAgggaaaagaaaataaaattgaagaagatgatgatgataataataatttagcatggaaaataaataataaaaaaaaaatgttaaataaagaaaattttgtattactattaaaaacactagaaaaatgtataatacaaaatatttattattatgagCAAATgctttataaaaatattcacttaagttatattaaagatttcagaaaaaataacaatataaaaatgtttgaTGGAGAAAATTACGATGTTCTTACTAATCCTAacattaattataaaaaaaaaaaaactattataAGAACaaagattaaaaaaaatattaaaaaaataattaactTTTATCagattaataaatatatagacaCTGTagacattttaaaaatgccTACAAAATGTGATACAAGTAatgcaaatataaatactatTGTTAAcccaataaaaaaaaaattgcgTTCTTTACCAAAAGgaaaaaaggaaattatATCTAAGCGAATTATGGCTAGCAAACTAATACTTAAAATAAGAAACAAAGCTAGAAAAggaatagaaaaaataaaagaaaagaatCAAATTATAGATGATAACAATATTAACGCTGATTATAAACTACAAAATAAAGacacaaataataaaaacctAGATGAAGAAATCACTTATCCtctcttaaaaaaaaacataaatgaTGAAACAAATCAATGGGATCAAGATATATTAAGTATCATTATAAATCATGATAATAATGAGGATAAgctagaaaaaataaacacgTTAATTGCAGACGATGTTTTTAAAGATAATAAGAATACTACaagtattaatattatttccaatcatgaaacaaaaaatgatcaaaatttagaaaaacctaaaaattatgagaaaaaaaaattgttacatatattaaaaaaaaaaaaaaaattcatgtCTATTAATGGGAATAGAATAAAACTAAAAAGAGAAGttaaacaaaatgattGTATTTACAATAATATGAGTGATAATGATTGTATGGAAGTTAATATAAGTTGTCTagaaaatacatataaaaaagaaaatatagaaacacagtataaaaataatatactatataattataaaagaaaagaatatataaaaaacatatcaatcgataaattatttcaatttcattataaaaatttagaaaaaaatgtaactTCAATGGATACAAATACGTTTTATGAAGATTATATAACAGCTAGTTATTCAAATACATTAAATATTggaaattttcaaaatagtAAAGGAAATATTGCTATATTTAGTTTTATCAATCCAACATATCctataaaattgtataatttaaatacaaGTGTTATGAAAATTAAATACTCTAATAATAACCCAAGTATTTTAGTAGCTGCTTTATGTAATGgtcacatatatatttacgaTATAcgaaataatgataataatcctgttttaaaatcaacaatgataaaaaattatgataattgCTTTGAACCTATTTAtgatatatcatttaaaaattcatatacTTCTAATTCTATTAATGAATGCGTTTTTTATTCTGCGCATGAAAATGGATCAGTATATCAATGGGATATAcaaaaagaattaaataataaagaaatattatatttaaaaaataaaaaaaatcatttataCACAGATTTATCTTctatatttcaaaataaaagtcTTGCAAACAAACCATTCAATTCATCATTGACATGTATAGACATCGATAATTATATGCAGCATGATGAAGATTTTATTATCAGTAATattgagaaaaaaaattcagcaaacaattttcataaaaacgaaaaaagCTATAATGAATACAGTCCAAATGATAGCAATATTAAcgataataatgatgataatataaataatgacgAAGTAGAtttgttaaataaaaatattcatcaCTCAAATGGTACAGAAAAACGTAAAGATGTAGATGATCTTGATTTTATTAAGTCTATTTCTAAGGAAGAGGAATTATCGAACCATTACAAAAacataacaaaaaatattatagataaaaagataaaacCAATTCATTCGTATTATTATGTTG GAACAAAGAATGGAATAATATACCGATGCAACAGTTGTTATCATAAATCCTtcttaaattattattatgcaCATTTGGGTGCTGTTAATAAAGTTAAGATAAATCAATTTGATCATGATATATTCCTAAGTGCAGGGGAAGATTCGACAGTTAAATTGTGGAATAAATTTTCGAATGAGCAAATCACAACTTTTAAATCTAAGAATTCATATTCATCAATTAATGATATACTATG GTTACCCAATAATTCGACATCATTCTTCTGTTGCTCAGATGATGGGCGTGTTGAATTATGGGACTTTGACTTTTTATCAAAAGACCCAttagttattttttaccCAAATGTTATGGAATCTTCCAAAATGATTTCATTAGA AATGttcaataaaaatgatatattgtTGTGTGGAGATAATTTATCAAATGTGTTTATGatcaaaataaagaatttgGTTAACCGAGAATATGATAATTATGAGCAAAAGGCCAAGTTGGCGAATTGTCTAAAACACTTGGATACCTACGACTACTTCTAA